The following is a genomic window from Elgaria multicarinata webbii isolate HBS135686 ecotype San Diego chromosome 9, rElgMul1.1.pri, whole genome shotgun sequence.
TCTCTCCCAAACTGATCGAACCCTGCCCATTTCTAACCTTCATGATGTCAACCTCCAAAGGTCCCTTCTGCTCTGTGATTCtgtggttcagttcagacaacacgttagtcaacgcagtgtgaaaactccactcaaacgTTGAGTGTTTAGGGgatactccccatacaacatgttctaactccactgttgtgtgactgtgggctactgtggagatGAGTATAAACCATCGCGATGTTTGCTTGAcggttcctctgccctctcctctcccctggtcctcccgatggtatcccatcagtcattgctgcagaaaaccaatcccggtggctctcctagagcgacactccctcctttcaccactcttgccaggggactctgtagccaatgggaaaagtcaactcaatgcaacggagAACTCCACAGAGCTCgccacacaacagttgtgcaggaactctgctCTGCGTGAATAacctgtgtggagtgttttcccaaaaaactccaccgttgcatggagttttcctacCAGATAACACATTCTTCAACGGTGGTGCAAAAACTAAAATCACCACTgaaaaacatgttgtctgaactgagcctatgggCATGTCCACACTAGTCCTgtagtccacatgacgcacagcggatccctggagcaggaacagatgatccctccatttccccaggataaacgggacggcttttagcccgattcttcccatggtcttgggatcatcccgagaccgcggaaggtgtgggtgcccatcccggcttcgtcccgcctcctcgtgagtaaatgtgaggaggcgcgcacagagctcttcaggtgctccgtgcccatcgggggtgggagatGGATCAGGTGCTTTTTTATATAACTCtcttttcgttggagcgcacatgcgctcgtCCATctgtaaaaaaatttaaaatggtgggcgcgacatccctccttcctcccgggatgtcgcgcacATGCGTTTGGACAAAgcggaggatctcgcgatcagaatattgtgaaatcctcccccctccatcctctggtctagacatgccctatatctaTACTGACCGGTGGCAGCCTTTTTTGCCAAGGATCTTTTAGCTGAAGGTGCCTGTTCTTAAACCTAGGACCTCCTGGCCGTTGAGGGAAACTGACGACTCCACCAGGGCCCTTCTTTCATTCCGAGGACCTCTTGCCTGCAAAGCACGGGCGGTCCCTCCTTTCGAAAAAGCAACGAGACACGAACAAAATTGCAGTAGATCAGGACTGCGTTTGAAGCATGGGGCATTTTGGGAAGCGAGCGCTCATGTGGcttttctgcctccccaccccccgcccctctctttgCAGTGTGCGACGTGACTGTGCCTCAAAATCTGAATCCCGCCAAGCGGCCCCGGAGGCAGGACTGGGACGGGGAACTCTATGAGAACGGGTCGTTTTATTTTGCCAAGAGGCCCCTGATTGAAAGGGGTTACTTGCAGGTTGGTGCTgacgtttgtttatttatttacaatatttatataccgctccccattgaaaattttgctgggcttcttttcctcttctttcatgAGGGAGTTCTGAGCTGGGTTTGAAACTCCTggtgagtggggggcgggggtcCGCGGCAGTATAATGCAGCTAATATAGATCTGTCATTCCTTAGTAGCTCCTGAACAACCTGGAGTCCAGGAAGAGGCTGTGGCGTGGGAGTGGAGTCCTGAATCTTCTCTGCGTATCATTTTTCTGCTGAAAATCCCCCTCCAAAGCCACGGCATACCCTTGTACTGCGCTGTTCGTTGAAATGGCGCCTCCAGGAGTGACTTGCGGCTTGGCCAATCCTAGCAGGGAAACAGGGCAGGCCGAGGCTCAACTCCAgcgtggtgtagcggctagagcattggactgggagtcgggagacccgggttctagtccccactcggccatggaaacccactgggtgatttggggccagtcacagactccgagcccaacccacctcacagggttgttgttgtgaggataacatggagaggaggaggagaattatgtacaccaccttgggttccttaaggaggaaaaaaggcaggatctaaatgcaatgaatgaaatggggggaaatgaaagggaaCTCACCACCCCATATTCACTGCAGGTCCTTCCTTTACTCTGCTCCTCGAGGTTCTGTTCTTTTTCAAACTGAAAAAGCAggatagatttgtgtgtgtgtgtgtgtgaaccgcccagagagcatcagctattggccagtatagaaatgaaatgaaataaaacattttgccataTATGTGGCAAATGTGACAACTATTCTGGGTCTTGGATCTTTCTCTGTGAGTGAAGCCCTTGTGGTGCGATGTTACGTTTGGGCCggggagacttgggttcaaatccccactgacCTATGAAATGTAGCTAAGTAAACccctccctattattattattattgttattattatcatcattatttcttAAACGCCTTTCTCAAAAAGGACTCTAAACAACttttaacaaaattaaaatataccaaatttacaaccaccctttccccccccttcctgtcATGGATTTCTGTACTGTGTGCATAAGTCATTTTGAGACTGCTTTTGCAGTGGGACGtaatgcattaataataataataataataataataatgataataataataataataaacaattatCCACTGAAATACTACCATTCCCATACAACAACTAAAACATCCGTGACACAACCATGTACAATTCAACTGATGCATTAAAGAGCCTGTCGTATGCCATCACGTGCCTGGGAATAGaagaaagtcttcacctggctccgaaaagatgacaaagttgggagagcgttccacaatcagggggcccaccaccaaaaaggccctgctctttgttgccatcttctaaacctccctcagaggagggacTCAGATGTTGATCGCAAGATGCAAACTCCGTTTCTCCGTTTGCTGCTGGTGAAAAGGCTGGGTAGAACTTGCTCCACACCACCTAGCTTCATGCACCCTATAGATGGTTTATGCAGAGCCAACCTGTGCCATGCGGTCTACGTCCTCCTTTTCTTGTGCTTCAGCAAAGCTGGCTGatgcaggtttttgttttgttttcctcagGGTGGGAAAATGGCTTATTACGAAATGCGCGCTGAGCATAGCGTCGATATAgatgttgacattgactggcctATCGCAGAGCAAAGAGTCCTGaggtaaaaacaagcaaactggtTTTCTCCATTTGTGGCTGTGACATTTCCTCCGTTTTCCAAACCCTCACTCCCACTTTATACAATTGGCAGAATCAAGTGGTACAGTTTTTTTCCGGGACTGTGCTACTCTCTACAGATGGAGATGTTGGCATAAATCTTCCCACACACAGAAAGCCagcatgccggggggggggggggaagggtgccaTCTTATTTATGAATGGGGATTTATGAAACGCTGACATCTAAAGATGTCAAACACAATTCATAGAAAAGTGTAaaaaaggggcggggggagatcaaTACGTAGAATTGTATTGATATAAGCATACTACCCTTGACCTGCTTAAACATTTTATGGGTACACCTTTAAAATACAGGGCACGATCAAGGTAAAAGTAGTTGCTACTACTTCCTACAAAAAGTCACGGAATGTGGCTTAAGGttatgcagaaaagggaatttcagcaggtgtcatttgtacgcatgtagcacctggtgaaattcccttttcatcacaacagttaaagttgcaggagctatgttagagtgaccagatacaaaagaaggcagggctcctgcagctttaactgtggtgatgaagtgggaatttcaccaggtgctgcatgcgtacaaatgacacctgctgaaattcccttttctattccactcttaaagatacaggagccctgtcctccttttcatagggtcaccctatctaacccTCCTcttaaaactatttaaattcattgctgtcattacatcttgtggcagtgaattccatagtttaactatgcacttcgtgaagaagtgtttttttttacttgtcctgaatctcccaccaatcagcttcgtgggaggaccccaggttctagtattatgggagaaggagaaaaatgtctccgtatccgcattctccataccatgcataattttgtacacctctatcatgtctccccttactcaccttttttccaagctaaacaatcccagctattataaccttctctcataggggagatgctccaaccccttgatcattttagttgaccttttctgcactttttccagctctacaatatctttttttaaggtgcagtgaccagaactgtacacagtattctaagtgtggcccaCAGCACTTgcagtcatttcccccccccccctttctgtctATGATTGCTGCACCCGTGTTTCAGGTACGGCTACTTTGGCAAAGACACCCTGAAGGAAGTGAAACTGCTGGTCTGCACCATCGACGGATGCCTCACCACCGGTCACGTTTACGTCTCGGAAGACGCGAAAGAGATTGTCTCGTACGACGTCAGGGATGGCGTTGGGATCGACTTGCTTCAGAAGAGAGGCGTTGAGGTACATTTTGGCTCCTTGCCATCGTGGATGGATTTGCGAGGCAAGGTTGTCGTGGCAATCTcaccttttgtttttaaaggaggcaAGTTCTGAAATCTCGAGGTTGGAGAGAGAAAGGTCAAAGCACATggccaatgcctgatgaccccggggtgggggtgggggtgggctaaCCCAGCCCTTCAGAAGGAGAATTTTGGCAAGGCTttattggacctgttcagaagacaccttaaaccatggctttaaccatggtggttaagacagaaagccaggccgtgttcagaagacaccttaaaccacagctttaaccatggtgaataaggctttttgctttattcactgtggttaaagccatggtttaaggtgtcttctgaacacagcctggctttctggcttaaccactgtggttaaagccatggtttaaggtgtcttttgaaccaTTGATATGTTAGTGCTTTCCCATAGCCGGCAGAAAGAGAAGAGATTGTATAAACAgcacaaatgatgatgatgatttggtgGTCGTAGTGTCCAAAGTGCAGTAGTGTTATCCCCATTCTGAAGGACAAGGGAAAGGTGGAAGctaaaagaaagagggaaggaggggacggGTCTTTGCTTCTGCCCATGTAGCGAGTTTACAGCAAAAGCAAGATTTGAACCAGGCACTTCTAGGGCAGCTCCTGCATATATTTAGTCTTTGtaacccaacttggtgccctccagaagttgtggacttcgactcccatcagccccgacCAGCATGGcctgtggtcaggaatgctgggagttgtagtccaaaacatctggaaggcagcaggttggggaaggctgctgtagccaTTACAATCACATCCTTGCATGATATGTGCAAACTGgaacacatagacacacacatatGTGTACATGTTCAGGTTTGCAGTGTTAAGATTCAGttttgtgactgtgggctcctgtggagttgagtaaaaggcaatgcgatgtttcctccgccctctctcctgccCCAGTCCTACTCATGGTATCtgccattgctgaaaaaaaatAGCCCagcggctctcccacactagaggccttcaagaggcaactggacaaccatctgtcagggatgctttagggtggattcctgcattgagcagggggttggactagatggccttgtaggccccttccaactctgctattctatgattctatgattctcctagAGCCGCACTCCCaatttcaccgctcttgccagacaactctgtagccagtgggtaGAGTCCACTCAACACAACAGGAAACTCTATGGAGCCCTCCatgcaacatgcaacacaacggttgtgcaggaactctcctctgcacagtgtgaatattcagcatggagtgttttccaaaaaaaaaaaaccaccctccaccattgcatggagttttccctccagacaacacatttctcaatggtagtgtaaaaactccactgtggagttctaaaaccgccATAGagaagcgtgttgtctgaactgagccgggGTGAGGTCAGAAGAAGGGGGCGTTTCCCTCTAGGAaacccccagagggctggatttttcTCCCAGGCAAGCCTGAGTTTCCCCACTCTTGGCCCGTTGCTCTGATacagcacagctcttatgttctgatcctgcagagttttttttaaaaaaaacgtaggGGCCCAGAGCTTTCCAGGTCAGCTAGTCTTTGATGAAGGCACTTGCAATAAGGAAAGACAGGTTCGACACGTACTGTTCTCCACAGCACagtattttcttttcaaaaacatcCTTTTCGCTGGGCCGCGCTCTCCGAAATGTTTGCTTGACACGATTGGCTTTGCTGCCCGGCTCTCGGCTGTTGTCCTAACGGCTTTTGGTTTGACCAGGTGCGGCTGATATCCGAGAGGGACTGTTCGCCCAGGACGCTTTCCGCCATGAAGCTGGGCTGTGCCATGGAAGCCAACGTGACTGACAAGCTGCCCGTGGTCGAGAAGTGGAGGAAGGAAATGGGACTCTGTTGGAAGGAAGTGGCATACTTAGGTTAGGCCCTGTCTCCAAATAAAAGCCTGAAGGcggtttttttaattgattttatattGCTGAATCGGACAAATCAGCTAAATTATCTGTGGCCACGCTGGACGAGGTTTGTCTTCTCTGCCCgtgttggggatcattaggaaatgAATTGAAAACAAATCCGCCAGTGTCATAATGCATTTATACAgatctgtggtgcaaccacatGTGGAATTCTgcctacagttctggtcaccgcatctCAAGATAGAAAGTGGGCCGGTTCGGatgacacgttaaaccatggtcaggccattaaccctttttcagcaaacggctagtgagcgtgtttaaaccatggttatgtagccaccatggttaggaacggttcacatgacacactaaggcataGTTCACGCGACgcgctaagctataatgtttagctcaaaatgcttagcgtgTCGCCTGAACAGTGTCCTTGTGGATCTGGGAAAGGTGCAGacaagggcaaccaaaatgaggACAGGTTAcagctagagtgaccctatgaaaaggaggacagggctcctgtagggtgaccctatgaaaaggaggacagggctcctgtagggtgaccatatgaaaaggaggacagggctgctgtatctttaacagtactgtaaaaaagggaatttcagcaggtgtcaattgaagagggtgaaattccctcttcatcacaacagttaaagctactctagctgtagtagagtggccagatagcaaaagagagcagggcttctgcagctttaactgttgtgatgaagagggaatttcaccctcttcaattgacacctgctgaaatccccttttctatattactgttcaagatacaggagccttgtcctccttttcatagggtcaccctattacagcattaacttaggaaaaaagaagggtGAGTAAGGGGTGATATGTCAGAGGTTTAATAAAATTTTGCATGAGGTAGACAAAGGGATTAGGGAGGGGTTTTCCTTCCTCcctcgtaatactagaactcagattcatccaatgaagctgaatagtaGATTTAGgggagataaaaagaagtacaacTTTACACAGcacttagttagggtgaccctatgaaaaggaggacagggctcctgtacctttaacagtggcatagaaaagggaatttcagcaggtgtcatttgtatatatggagaacctggtgaaatttcctcttcatcacaacagttaaagctgcaggagctatactggagtgaccaaatttaaaagagggcagggcaccttcacctttaactgctgtgatgaagaggaaattgccccagattctccatatatacaaatgacacctgctgaaattcccttttctatgcaactgttaaagatacaggagccctgtcctccttttcatatggtcaccctaaatggaattcactatcacaagatatagtgatggccacctacttggacggctttaaaaagggaattggacagatgcattttttcccctctctcaaaatactagagatgaacctggggtcatcccatgaagctgattggtgggagattcaggacaaataaaaggaagtccttcttcacacagcacatagttaaattatggaattcactaccacaagatgtagagatggcaaccaatttggatggctttaaaaggggagttggataaattcctggaggcaaacgctatcaatggctactagccctgatggttgtgtgctatctccagtatccgagccTGTGTGCACCTTTGTTAGATCagtgttcttttcacccaaggacgaaatccaaacagcccttaagcacgactccaccattccagcgacagagggttcaaaaagcgctttattgattagtaatcaaggcctggtctcttcaaagggagcaatcagacaaaagacatagggaatacagtacagtatttgagcttgcaaggggcagggcccagtagcagcataaaccaatcagaacataacactggggcatagctaattatgctaagcAATTCTCtttgttctataaacaatacctttggccttacggtaagttacagaaagttaactttgacacaggaatactggagccggagctcttgtttatattagataagacagatgcaaggatgcacacaaggagatgttttcgcatacatgacattatgacattttgcctgcaatatgatggctactttacagtttcctgttaaaaatggagagacttctctaacactgttgctggggaacatggctgggagggtgctgttgcactatgtccttctttgttggtccctggtcaacagctggttggccactgcgggaacagagtgctggactagatggaccctcggtctgatcctgcatggctcttcttatgttcttatcaggcTGTCAACGGCTACGAGCTGTAATGGCTATATCTTATCGCCAGTCTCAGagtcagtatgcctctgaataacaTCTGCTGGGGAATGGAAGCTGGGGGGATGCTATTGCtttttcccataggcatctggttggcctctgtgagaacagaatgttggatcGGATcagcctttggtctggtccaacagggctcttcttcggTTCCTAGGCCCAATtgactgggaagttctcctgcacaaagccTTCGTACCACGTTTACTCTTAAGTTTGTTGTATACTGCTGTGGACATCCTAAGTGTCTTGGAAAAGCAACTCCGAATTTTAGCTTTATCCTCCACGTTTTTAGTCCTGATACGATGTGTGGTGACGTCTCTCCCGCTGCAGGAAATGAAGAATCTGATGTGGAGTGCCTGAAGAAAGCCGGCATGAGTGCCGTCCCTGCTGACGGCTGCCCGGCTGCCCAGAAAGCCACGAGCTACATTTGCAAATGTAATGGTGGCCGCGGCGCAATCCGGGAATTTGCCGAGCACATCTTCCTCCTAATGGAAAAGGTGAATTCGGCCGGAAAGAAACGGTGATGGTAAAGCCCTGAAGCCGCTCGTGCTGCTCACGGGGAAGAAGTGTCCGAGTTCATTTTGCTGATTTCTTTTGTTGTGTGTCCATTGCTTGGTTTTTGGTATTTGGGGAATCCAAAGGGCATTGTtggggcattttaacagcatgcACTTAAACCCAATCGTTACTTTCCTGTTGCCACCCCGTGCTGGTGTAAAAGCCAGCCGAGTCAAGCTGACTGCAGTTAGTATTGCTGGGCGGGTCTTATTAAAACGTTAAAACGTTTGCGGCATGAATGCCTGACTTTTTAGCAGCCTGGTTTTTGAAGAAAACAACCGTATTTCAAAAACTAGTAGGAACAGAATTTTGGTggtgtgttgttgctttttaaacagACAAGTGTACGATTGTGTCAGCGTCAGGATGCTGTTGTGTAAAGGGCCGGTTTGATGAAATCGAGGGGGCATTGTTTAGAACTGGATTTCCTTTGAGAGAGTGGTCTTCTAGACGCAAACGTTTGCCGTCTCCTGCCGAATAGGAATATAGGATCCCGGTGCTGGCATCTCTCAAAGATTTTGCATCTGCAGTGAGCTGTGTTTACAGATTCCCCGAGGTTGGGAGAGACCCAATCCCAGCATTGTTCTAGATTAGGCATGTGAAGGGGGAGGCCGCAGCTCATTGGTAAAgcccgtgctttgcatgcaggggaTCCCGGTTAAAACAGGGGCACCTGGCCCTCCAGGTGTCATCGGTCTCCCAGTTAACAcctgtcccagccagcatggcccaatgGTAAGAGAAGATGGGATtttagtctaacaacatctggaggacccttgagtttaaaacagaggtgggtaacttgaggccttccagatgtcaaatcatgtctcaccattggctaggtcTGATAAGTTTAGgcgaaacagctggagggccacaaggtaCCATGGTTTAAAGGGTCAAGTTGGTGATAACATGGAAGAACATGAGACCCTGAAGGGCTGGTCAAATCATCCATTATAAAGCAATGTTAGACTGACCCAGCTCATCAGCTGCTGTTCTTCTACATTCCTTCTGATGGGATTCATTCCCAAGGTTGCTCCTTCAGCTTTTGGGGTTTTGCATCCAGAATTCGTGCTGCCGGGCCGTAGACTGACGTGTGCTTTGAGCTTGGCCTTCCAATCTGATGCTGTGCTTTTAGTCCCGCCTGCCAGTTCATACAGTCTCTAGAATCAAAGGGTTTAAAAAATGTGTCCCTCTTGTTCAGGGCTGCATGTTAGAATGCTGCCCTTCAAAAGACGTCTCCTGCATATAGGAAAAAAACGTGCAGGTTAGGGGAAGGCTGGGTTGAACGCATCTCCCCGACTGCTTGTTTTGAATGGGTAGGGGGATTTCAATAAAATCCAAGAGAGCATTCAGgcatgcaacccccacccccacctgcagctAGAAGTGGGGACATCTGCAAAGTCTTTTTCCTCCTGTCCATAGAACTGACTTCAATAGGTTGCGCCCTCAAATTGATCCCTTATTGTGCAAAGTGCAGCACAACTGGGCCCTTTGTTTCTAAAGGGGTCTTGAGGCCATCTGCTATATGTAAATAGCTGGCACCATGCTGACGTGCAAATGGTGCACCCGTCGGGACAGGCACCCTTATTAAGAGCCCTTTGAACAAGGCATTCAGAGGAGAACGTGATTTGCACAGCCACTGTATTGCGTATAGCCACCCATTAAGGGTGTCCATGGCCAGATCACACCAGATACTGGACAAGACAGATGGATCGCCTGACAGTACAAGGCGAGGTTCCTGCGTCCATATAGCCAGTCTTGCCTGAAGGCTactttgcaaaaaagaaagaaagaaaaggtaggGGATTCCAAGGCAGAGGCTTAATCCAATTCAGGGTGGATCCAGGTACAGATGGGAACCAATCTTTGGGCCACcaaagatctacaccaagcaggatattgcactatgaaagcagtatgaaagtggtacataagaggcaggagccacaccaagcaggatataacactacgaaagtggtatgaaaccagcatatggtacgtgtcaatgggccccaacagttgtcagtgcacttcaagtgcactataaagcagtagtgtggtggTACCAGGTGGTAGCAGTAGTATGGACGCAGGAACCTCGCCTTGTACTGTCAGGCGATCCATCCATCTCGTCCAGTATCTTCCGCTGAGTATGAGGCGACAATCTTTACTGACAAAGGAGGTCATGTAGAGCAGGGGTaaggcaacctttttggacttggcaattt
Proteins encoded in this region:
- the CMAS gene encoding N-acylneuraminate cytidylyltransferase; translated protein: MAATAGAADTSLTASFRPSGDAARPPPHLAALVLARGGSKGIPLKNIKLLAGVPLIGWVLRAALDSGVFQSVWVSTDHDEIEKVAKQFGAQVHRRSSEVSKDSSTSLDAIVEFLQYHDDIDIVGNIQATSPCLHPTDLIRVAKMIHEDGFDSVFSVVRRHQFRWSEVRKGVCDVTVPQNLNPAKRPRRQDWDGELYENGSFYFAKRPLIERGYLQGGKMAYYEMRAEHSVDIDVDIDWPIAEQRVLRYGYFGKDTLKEVKLLVCTIDGCLTTGHVYVSEDAKEIVSYDVRDGVGIDLLQKRGVEVRLISERDCSPRTLSAMKLGCAMEANVTDKLPVVEKWRKEMGLCWKEVAYLGNEESDVECLKKAGMSAVPADGCPAAQKATSYICKCNGGRGAIREFAEHIFLLMEKVNSAGKKR